The sequence TGAAGACTCTTACAATATGCTTTTTGCTGTGAATACAAAAAGACCATTCAGCGAAACAAAAGAGCAGATTTTAGGAGAAATTGCAACCATTGAAAGTGCATCAAAATTGCATATTACACATCTTATTCTCAATACGAATTTGCGATGGGAAACAACAGAAGAAATTATAAAAGATGGTTTTAATATCCTCAAAAGTGTTTCAGAAGAAATTGGTATTCCAATCCTTTTTGCCTGTGTTGATGAGAAAAGAGTGTCTTTAATGGACTCTTTAGAAGTGGAAGTCTTTCCACTCAAACTTTTTGTAAGTCCAATACCTATATAATAAGGAGGTTATTTAATGGAACCAAAAGTAATCATCGATGAAGAAAAATGTAAAAGCTGTGAAATGTGCGTTAGTGTCTGTCCCAAACATGTCCTTAGGATCTCTAACAAAATTAACCTTAAAGGGTATCATCCTGTTGAACTTTTTGACAACGAAAACTGTATCTCCTGCGGATTTTGTTATCTTATATGTCCCGATAAGGCGATTTTAGAGGTAAGAAGACCCGAGAAAGTTGAAGTAAAATAGGAGGTAAATATGGGTGAAAGATTGTTAATGAAAGGCGCAGAGGCTTTAGCCGAAGCCGCAATTAGGGCAGGTGCTCAGATCTTTTTTGGGTATCCTATCACACCTCAAAATGAATCTCCTGAATATTTTTCAAGAAGAATGCCAGAAGTGGGACGCACATATGTCCAAGCAGAAAGTGAAGTAGCAGCAATTAATATGGTGTATGGAGCGGCTTCAACTGGCACAAGAGTTATTACAACTTCTTCAAGTCCTGGTATCAGCCTTATGCAGGAAGGTTTTAGCTACATTGGTAATTCCAATGTTCCGTGTGTAATTGTAAATGTAATGCGTGGTGGTCCTGGCTTGGGTAATATTGCACCAGCGCAGGCAGACTATTTCCAGGCAACAAAAGGCGGAGGCCACGGTGATTACCACTCTATCGTCCTTGCGCCACATACATTGCAAGAAGAGTGCGACCTTATGTACGATGCTTTTGAACTTGCCGAGAAGTATAGAATTA is a genomic window of Caldisericaceae bacterium containing:
- a CDS encoding 4Fe-4S binding protein yields the protein MEPKVIIDEEKCKSCEMCVSVCPKHVLRISNKINLKGYHPVELFDNENCISCGFCYLICPDKAILEVRRPEKVEVK